A stretch of the Teretinema zuelzerae genome encodes the following:
- a CDS encoding FAD:protein FMN transferase, with translation MTFIRSRSEQKNQRHLFLLFSLFAFVLASSCTVKEPIRTEFVLGTVCSVQLFEKGTPEIHNTIFSRLRELELIFSANRDDSLLMKINKAAGSEAVQAPEEIHTVLTEALRISSLTDGAFDPTIGPLVKAWNIGTDYAAVPDESDRLEALKLIDYRKVSISGDAVTLEEPGMRLDLGGIAKGYAADEIVKLLKKYGIQRAIIDLGGNVYAYGKKAKNQKWTIGIRDPEESEGDPVLSIPVENQSVVTSGVYERNFLSNGILYHHILDKKTGFPADTGLISVTIVSENSMMADALSTSVFLLGAEKGLELLNGADNTEGILITKDRKVLITPGLKSLVRVLDERFQPE, from the coding sequence ATGACTTTCATTCGCTCACGCTCCGAACAAAAGAATCAAAGACATCTCTTCTTGCTTTTTAGTCTTTTCGCCTTCGTACTTGCTTCTTCCTGTACGGTAAAAGAACCGATTCGAACTGAGTTCGTTCTCGGTACGGTTTGTTCAGTTCAATTGTTTGAAAAAGGAACTCCGGAGATTCACAATACAATCTTCTCGAGATTGCGCGAGCTTGAATTGATTTTCAGCGCGAATAGAGACGATTCCCTCCTTATGAAAATCAACAAAGCTGCAGGTTCGGAGGCGGTTCAGGCGCCTGAAGAAATTCATACCGTCTTAACCGAAGCGCTCCGAATAAGCTCCCTTACCGACGGAGCCTTCGATCCGACCATAGGACCGCTGGTGAAAGCGTGGAATATCGGCACAGACTATGCGGCAGTCCCGGATGAATCGGATCGGCTTGAGGCCTTGAAACTGATCGACTATCGAAAGGTTTCAATATCCGGAGACGCTGTTACGCTGGAAGAACCCGGAATGAGGTTAGACCTGGGAGGAATCGCGAAAGGGTATGCGGCTGATGAAATCGTAAAACTTTTAAAAAAATACGGAATACAGCGGGCGATCATCGATCTCGGCGGAAACGTATATGCGTACGGCAAAAAAGCAAAAAACCAGAAATGGACGATCGGAATCCGCGATCCTGAAGAATCCGAAGGCGATCCGGTTCTCTCGATACCGGTGGAGAACCAATCCGTCGTAACCTCGGGCGTATACGAGCGCAATTTTCTTTCGAACGGCATTCTCTATCATCATATTCTCGACAAGAAAACAGGCTTCCCCGCCGACACCGGTTTAATATCAGTCACAATCGTATCGGAAAACTCGATGATGGCGGACGCTCTTTCCACGTCGGTGTTTCTCCTGGGAGCTGAAAAAGGGCTTGAATTGTTGAACGGAGCCGATAATACGGAAGGAATTCTCATCACTAAAGACAGAAAAGTTCTCATAACGCCGGGCTTGAAATCGCTCGTTAGGGTTCTCGACGAGCGATTCCAACCGGAATAA
- a CDS encoding isoamylase early set domain-containing protein, with product MALYKAYPKKGKTCKVTFELPAEATMGVKKVALVGDFNSWDTKAHVLSLNKEGLYSITVALEQGNEYQFRYLMDDIRWENDWAADKYMPSNFGNADNSVVIV from the coding sequence ATGGCGTTATATAAGGCGTACCCGAAGAAGGGCAAAACCTGCAAGGTGACCTTCGAATTGCCTGCGGAAGCGACAATGGGGGTGAAAAAAGTCGCGTTGGTCGGCGATTTTAATAGCTGGGATACAAAAGCCCATGTGTTGTCTTTGAACAAAGAAGGCTTGTATTCCATCACTGTTGCTCTTGAACAGGGTAACGAGTATCAATTCCGCTATTTGATGGACGACATTCGCTGGGAAAACGATTGGGCAGCCGACAAATATATGCCCTCCAACTTCGGAAACGCTGACAATTCCGTTGTAATAGTGTAG